A stretch of the Thermofilum adornatum genome encodes the following:
- a CDS encoding Cdc6/Cdc18 family protein produces the protein MEKSKQAMILRNPQALSSKYIPRRLPHRDAQLRQLSIFFPGVEKSSAFFKSVQLIGSVGTGKTSTALLFAKNLEKGFETARIIYVNLKMLGDPSPWTVYTSILGQVSGRASRSLSAGEVFEKILDEFVKKKTTSFLFIVDEADELTSSRSLRGGRVVYNLTRLPEFGVENVLGVVFIARNEEWSRGLAPEEQSTLGSLIVRFPRYTLPQLVDILLYRASEAFSDQSALPDTVAEHVAKITIDLFEGDVRKALDILLYASLIADSEHSEKVTFSHVSRALAQILGRSSLDADIVKTLKQLERVVLAATLEILKNRESSYTTEREVIENVQALCERLQLPEPRIEEIEAALQRLHDLGILRISGPLRIYAEVVPIDDVRSLILK, from the coding sequence ATGGAAAAATCGAAGCAAGCAATGATCCTAAGGAACCCTCAGGCACTCAGCAGTAAATATATCCCGAGAAGACTTCCGCACAGAGACGCCCAGCTTAGACAGCTTTCAATCTTCTTTCCAGGGGTAGAGAAGTCCTCAGCGTTCTTCAAGTCGGTTCAATTGATAGGCTCTGTGGGCACAGGGAAAACATCTACAGCTCTCTTGTTTGCGAAGAACCTCGAGAAAGGTTTTGAAACTGCCCGAATAATTTACGTAAACCTGAAGATGTTGGGCGACCCAAGCCCCTGGACAGTCTACACGTCTATACTTGGCCAGGTTTCTGGGAGGGCCTCGAGAAGCCTGTCTGCGGGCGAGGTTTTCGAGAAGATCCTAGACGAATTTGTGAAGAAAAAAACAACAAGCTTTTTGTTCATTGTTGACGAAGCTGATGAGCTCACATCTTCAAGAAGCCTGAGGGGAGGACGCGTAGTATACAACTTGACACGCTTGCCGGAATTCGGCGTAGAGAATGTTCTGGGCGTCGTATTTATTGCCAGGAACGAGGAGTGGAGCCGCGGCCTTGCCCCCGAGGAGCAGTCTACCCTTGGAAGCCTCATCGTCAGGTTTCCACGTTACACGTTGCCTCAACTAGTAGATATATTATTGTATAGGGCAAGTGAAGCTTTTTCGGATCAGAGTGCTCTTCCTGACACTGTAGCGGAGCACGTTGCCAAGATAACTATTGACTTGTTCGAGGGTGATGTGAGAAAAGCATTGGATATCCTTCTCTATGCCAGCTTGATTGCCGACAGTGAGCACAGTGAAAAGGTAACTTTTAGCCATGTTTCTAGAGCTCTGGCACAGATACTCGGGAGGAGCTCTCTTGACGCAGACATAGTTAAGACACTGAAACAGCTGGAAAGAGTAGTCCTGGCAGCAACACTGGAAATACTAAAGAATAGGGAGTCTTCTTATACAACAGAGAGAGAAGTTATAGAAAATGTGCAGGCACTATGCGAGAGGCTACAGTTACCTGAGCCTAGAATAGAAGAGATCGAAGCAGCCCTACAACGCTTACATGACCTAGGAATCCTAAGGATTAGTGGACCGTTGAGGATCTATGCGGAAGTAGTACCCATAGACGATGTGAGAAGCTTGATTTTGAAGTAG
- a CDS encoding Lrp/AsnC family transcriptional regulator: MSTNPDKITVFLLVNVGVGYEDEVLKTIRKMEFVEEAYIVYGEYDILVKITLPALELLDKVVSNIRKLSGVTRTSTLITSSR, from the coding sequence ATGAGTACAAATCCAGACAAAATAACTGTGTTTCTGCTTGTCAATGTAGGAGTTGGCTATGAGGACGAAGTTCTCAAGACCATCAGAAAGATGGAATTTGTGGAAGAGGCCTACATCGTGTACGGCGAATACGACATTCTCGTTAAGATCACTTTGCCTGCCCTTGAACTTCTGGATAAAGTTGTGTCAAACATAAGGAAGCTTAGTGGAGTCACGAGGACGTCGACGCTTATAACGTCTTCCCGTTAG
- a CDS encoding pyruvoyl-dependent arginine decarboxylase: MILPKKYFVTKGKGVSSVSPLMAFNNALREAGIHGLNLVPVSSILPPNIVEETPRRLPEGSIVFLVMSEKRVKGPAKISVGISWARGHPHGYVIEFHDGNSYKDARDRLAEMWEEIRAKDRLNMEEPRYLIEELDVPDGMYGSAVVALVFSEYDFLKGVP; this comes from the coding sequence ATGATCCTCCCAAAGAAGTACTTCGTGACTAAGGGGAAAGGAGTTAGCAGTGTCTCTCCATTAATGGCCTTCAATAATGCACTCCGTGAGGCAGGGATACATGGCCTAAATTTGGTGCCCGTATCATCTATCTTGCCTCCAAATATCGTCGAAGAAACGCCGAGAAGGCTACCTGAAGGTAGCATAGTTTTTCTCGTGATGAGTGAGAAGAGGGTCAAGGGACCTGCAAAGATTAGTGTTGGTATCTCGTGGGCTCGCGGTCATCCTCACGGCTACGTTATAGAGTTTCACGACGGGAATAGTTACAAAGATGCCAGGGACAGACTGGCCGAAATGTGGGAAGAGATAAGGGCTAAAGACAGGCTAAACATGGAGGAGCCTCGGTACCTTATTGAAGAACTAGACGTGCCTGACGGGATGTATGGAAGTGCCGTGGTAGCACTAGTTTTTAGCGAATATGATTTCTTAAAAGGCGTCCCATAG
- a CDS encoding methyltransferase has product MPYPVSEDTVFLANYLREKSQCYGTVLEVGCGNGEITIECAYCAEYVVGTDVSQDAVEYTLDRVKKKDLYKKIDIVLTDKARPFRRDSFHIVVSNPPYLPCRYEEGEEVCGGPSGIEFSVELARDAQGLLKEHGKLIVVASSLADVSSLISVLSNLYSKVSVADTLPLGHFEKLLIVVAEKRLDLQNDPPKEVLRD; this is encoded by the coding sequence ATGCCATACCCCGTTTCGGAGGATACGGTTTTCCTTGCTAATTATCTGCGTGAAAAGAGTCAATGTTATGGAACTGTATTAGAGGTTGGCTGTGGCAATGGAGAGATAACCATTGAATGCGCGTATTGTGCAGAGTATGTTGTCGGCACAGACGTGTCCCAGGACGCGGTAGAGTATACACTTGACAGAGTGAAGAAAAAGGATCTCTATAAAAAGATAGATATTGTTTTAACGGATAAGGCGAGACCGTTCAGGAGAGATTCTTTTCATATTGTTGTTTCTAATCCTCCATACTTGCCCTGTAGATATGAAGAGGGAGAAGAGGTCTGTGGAGGACCCAGTGGAATAGAGTTCAGCGTTGAGCTGGCAAGAGATGCCCAAGGATTGCTAAAGGAGCATGGCAAGCTTATTGTTGTTGCCAGTAGTCTCGCAGATGTTTCCTCGCTTATTAGCGTGTTGTCTAATTTGTATTCTAAAGTGTCTGTAGCGGATACTCTTCCCCTTGGTCATTTTGAAAAACTTTTAATAGTTGTGGCTGAAAAACGCCTTGATTTGCAAAATGATCCTCCCAAAGAAGTACTTCGTGACTAA
- a CDS encoding metal-sulfur cluster assembly factor, giving the protein MGNITQEQVLQALQDVYDPEIPFNVVDLGLIYGIEINDKKVKVKMTLTAVGCPMSYFLVELVRDTIKEKIPEVEDVEVELVFDPPWTPDRMKPEVRKLLGL; this is encoded by the coding sequence ATGGGAAACATTACGCAGGAACAAGTGCTACAAGCGCTTCAGGACGTATACGACCCAGAAATACCCTTTAACGTGGTTGACTTAGGTCTTATATACGGGATAGAGATAAACGATAAAAAGGTAAAAGTCAAAATGACCCTAACAGCAGTTGGATGCCCAATGTCGTACTTCCTCGTTGAACTTGTACGTGACACGATCAAGGAAAAGATCCCGGAGGTTGAAGATGTAGAAGTCGAGCTCGTATTTGATCCGCCCTGGACGCCCGACAGGATGAAGCCCGAGGTCAGAAAACTGCTGGGTCTCTAG